GGCGGCTTGCTTGTTATTACTTTTATTGTCTTTGCAGAAAACGGACTTTTCTTTGCGTTTTTTCTTCCGGGAGATTATCTGGTATTTCTGGCAGGCGTTTTTTGCGGAACAGGTATTTTGCAGGTACCAATAGGAATTTTATTGTTGTGTATGTTTGCTGCGGCTGTTCTGGGTTCATTTACAGGATATATCTTCGGGAAATATTTTGGTGATATGTTTGAAAACAGACCAGATTCTTTCTTCTTCAAGAAAAAACACTTGGAAACTACCCGGAAATATTTTGATAAATATGGCAGCCGGACGTTAATTGTAAGCCGGTTTTTACCAATAGTCAGGACTTTTGCACCGATTCTGGCCGGCGTTGCGAAAATGTCATTTCCTGCTTTTCTGTTGAATAATGTAATCGGTGGAGCAGTCTGGATTGGTGCGCTTACCGGTGGCGGATTTTTATTTGGTGAGCGTTTTCCGTGGATTGTTGACTACGTTCACTATATCATTTTGTTCTTTTTAGCAATTACGACTTTCACCGTAATCAAAGGATATTTTAATGCGAGAAAGGGAATGGTTGAGGAGTAGAACTTTTTTAATTGAGTATTAAAAAAGACACACTATGAAAATTTATTATAACAAGAAACAGCGCAATTTCAACATTGGTTTATCTGTTATACTGACATTAGGCTTAATGGCAATTCACGGCCGGGAAAGTTTCAATCCAAACACTTATTGGTTTTGGGCAACTCTTGTTCAAGCGTTTTTTCTGACCGCCTT
The sequence above is drawn from the Dyadobacter subterraneus genome and encodes:
- a CDS encoding DedA family protein → MNSIVEFFQYLLNSEELIRTGGLLVITFIVFAENGLFFAFFLPGDYLVFLAGVFCGTGILQVPIGILLLCMFAAAVLGSFTGYIFGKYFGDMFENRPDSFFFKKKHLETTRKYFDKYGSRTLIVSRFLPIVRTFAPILAGVAKMSFPAFLLNNVIGGAVWIGALTGGGFLFGERFPWIVDYVHYIILFFLAITTFTVIKGYFNARKGMVEE